A region from the Mucilaginibacter sp. CSA2-8R genome encodes:
- a CDS encoding Nramp family divalent metal transporter, with protein sequence MSSHSESLSSVHSSVDTENKTGWRKIFAFIGPAYLISVGYMDPGNWATDLQAGSQFGYKLIWVLLMSNLIALLLQSLSARLGIVRGLDIAQASKSTYPRFVNFNLYVLAQISIIACDLAEIIGMAIGLQLLFGLPLIWGVSITMLDTLLLLFLLNKGMRRLEGFIVSLIFIVGFSFLIEMIIVKPNLPELAKGFIPTTLNHDALYIAIGIIGATVMPHNLYLHSSLVQTRKIDRSDEGIRNAIKFNFWDTTIALNLAFFVNAAILILAASAFFRNGYHQVAEIEDAHKLLSDIFGTMAPKLFAIALIAAGQSSTVTGTLAGQIIMEGHLNLRIAPWLRRLLTRVLAILPAYLTLLYAGENGLGRLLVLSQVVLSLQLGFAVIPLIHFTSDKKTMGKFANKLWVKALAWLFAALIVGLNGRLVVEELSKWAKANPDSADLIHYLVTPVAIAIGGLLLYVFVKPLISKSQKKFTAVPHGIAMSIQELQITDYKKIGVAIDFTPNDEIAIKHAIKQGGPLANYTLIHVVETAGARYHGTQVMDYETQSDFNNMEQYVDALKELGYNASTNIGYGNRGNAIAQVVKSEAIEFLVMGSHGHKALKDLIYGTTVDTVRHLVNIPVLVVKSPRK encoded by the coding sequence ATGAGTTCACACAGCGAATCGTTAAGCAGTGTACATAGTTCGGTAGATACTGAAAATAAAACGGGCTGGCGTAAAATATTTGCCTTTATTGGTCCGGCATACCTGATTAGTGTTGGGTACATGGACCCGGGCAACTGGGCAACCGATTTGCAGGCAGGCAGCCAGTTTGGTTATAAACTCATTTGGGTTTTGCTAATGTCGAACCTAATCGCCTTGTTATTACAATCGTTGAGTGCACGTTTGGGCATCGTACGCGGCTTAGATATTGCCCAGGCGTCCAAATCAACCTATCCGCGTTTTGTAAACTTTAACCTGTATGTTTTAGCCCAAATATCGATCATTGCTTGTGACCTGGCCGAGATTATAGGCATGGCGATAGGTTTACAGTTGCTGTTTGGCTTGCCGCTCATCTGGGGAGTATCTATTACAATGCTTGACACCCTGCTCCTGCTTTTCTTGCTAAACAAAGGCATGCGCCGGCTTGAGGGCTTTATTGTATCGTTGATATTTATTGTAGGGTTTTCTTTTTTGATAGAGATGATTATTGTAAAACCAAATTTGCCCGAACTGGCAAAAGGTTTTATTCCAACCACCTTAAACCACGATGCTCTTTACATTGCCATTGGTATTATTGGTGCTACTGTAATGCCTCACAATTTATACCTGCACTCCTCACTGGTGCAAACCCGCAAAATTGACCGCAGTGACGAAGGCATCCGCAACGCCATTAAGTTCAATTTTTGGGACACTACCATTGCCCTTAACCTCGCCTTTTTTGTAAACGCGGCTATACTGATTTTGGCAGCCAGTGCCTTTTTCAGAAATGGCTATCACCAGGTAGCTGAGATAGAAGATGCTCACAAATTGCTTAGCGACATTTTTGGCACTATGGCTCCTAAACTGTTTGCCATTGCATTGATTGCCGCCGGACAAAGCTCAACGGTTACCGGAACGTTGGCCGGGCAAATCATTATGGAAGGCCACCTTAACCTGCGGATTGCCCCTTGGCTGCGCCGTTTATTAACACGGGTGCTGGCCATATTACCGGCTTATTTAACCCTGCTTTATGCCGGCGAAAATGGTTTAGGCCGACTGCTGGTGCTAAGCCAGGTGGTATTAAGTTTACAATTAGGTTTTGCCGTGATACCTTTAATACATTTTACCTCCGACAAGAAAACGATGGGCAAATTTGCCAACAAGCTTTGGGTTAAAGCACTGGCTTGGCTTTTTGCCGCCCTGATTGTTGGACTAAACGGGCGCTTGGTGGTAGAAGAGCTGAGTAAATGGGCCAAAGCTAATCCGGACTCGGCAGATTTAATCCATTATTTGGTTACGCCTGTAGCTATTGCCATCGGTGGTTTGCTGTTGTATGTTTTTGTAAAACCACTAATTAGCAAGAGCCAGAAAAAATTTACCGCAGTACCGCACGGCATTGCCATGTCTATACAGGAATTGCAGATTACCGACTACAAAAAAATTGGAGTTGCCATTGACTTCACCCCTAACGACGAGATTGCTATAAAACACGCTATTAAGCAGGGAGGCCCGCTGGCCAATTATACACTCATCCACGTAGTAGAAACGGCCGGAGCACGCTACCATGGTACGCAGGTAATGGACTACGAAACACAAAGTGATTTTAACAACATGGAACAATATGTAGATGCGTTAAAAGAGTTAGGCTATAATGCATCTACAAATATTGGTTACGGAAATCGGGGTAACGCCATTGCACAAGTGGTTAAGTCGGAAGCTATTGAATTTTTGGTGATGGGATCGCACGGGCACAAAGCTCTAAAAGATTTAATTTACGGCACTACTGTTGATACAGTAAGGCACTTGGTGAATATACCGGTACTGGTAGTAAAATCACCACGAAAATAA
- the priA gene encoding primosomal protein N' yields MLEFAETRHADRLTLFAEVILPLAISKNYTYRVPFELNNVVAVGKRVVVQFGKSKLYTAIIRSISTEAPERYEAKYLMEVLDDKPVVTVQQLEFWKWLADYYLCNVGEVMSAALPSALKLASETRIMLNPDEAVDRSLLHDKEFLIVDALDLQPILTVSDIVKLLGQKTVMPVLKSMFDKNIIYISEEVTERYKPRKRTYIKLNPIYEDNDQLRALFVQLERRAPKQADAILAYIKLSREQKLVSKNDLVDASGAGASIIKALTDKKILIAEDKNVSRLYYDTLEAGATFTLNEAQQNALDSIRAQFNDKEVVLLHGVTSSGKTQVYIRLVEDAIQAGKQVLYLLPEIALTTHVIERLRKYFGNDIGVYHSRFTDNERVEVWQKVLNHEYKVVLGARSSVFLPFDNLGLIIIDEEHETSYKQFDPAPRYNARDAAIYLASRYQAKVLLGSATPSFESYFNARTKKYGFAELTERFGGVSLPEIEVVSITEETKRKTMQSHFTSVLMKDMQTAIENKEQVILFQNRRGYAPVLVCRVCAFTPRCINCDVSLTFHKSSSQLHCHYCGYKEETLNTCPACGSTHLEYKGFGTEKIEDELQVLLPEARIARMDLDTTRARNAYQNMLNDLEEKRIDILVGTQMVAKGLDFSDVTVIGIINADSLLKYPDYRANERSFQMLAQVSGRAGRRGKQGKVVIQAYNPHHRVVDQVIRNDYKELYLTEIEERKSFKYPPFYRIIQMDVKHKDAERLFHQAEYLANELRKHFGDRVIGPEFPLISRIRNFYIKSIMLKFERDTISIVKVKTIIREVILQFQTTKLSKGCLVQPDVDPY; encoded by the coding sequence GTTTGCCGAAACCCGTCATGCCGACCGGCTGACGCTATTTGCCGAGGTAATATTGCCTTTAGCTATTTCTAAGAATTATACTTACCGGGTGCCTTTTGAATTAAATAACGTGGTTGCCGTTGGTAAAAGGGTAGTGGTGCAATTTGGTAAAAGCAAACTTTATACAGCCATCATCAGGTCAATCTCTACTGAGGCTCCAGAACGATATGAGGCAAAGTATTTAATGGAGGTGCTGGATGACAAGCCTGTTGTAACTGTGCAGCAGTTGGAGTTTTGGAAATGGCTGGCCGATTACTATTTGTGTAATGTAGGCGAGGTAATGAGCGCCGCCTTACCATCGGCACTTAAACTAGCCAGCGAAACCCGCATTATGCTTAACCCTGACGAAGCCGTCGACCGCTCGTTGCTGCATGATAAAGAGTTTTTAATAGTTGACGCGCTTGATTTGCAGCCTATACTTACGGTAAGTGATATTGTAAAGCTTTTGGGGCAAAAAACGGTGATGCCGGTGCTCAAATCAATGTTTGATAAAAACATTATTTACATATCAGAAGAAGTTACTGAACGCTACAAGCCGCGCAAGCGTACATACATTAAACTTAATCCTATTTACGAGGATAATGACCAGCTAAGGGCATTATTTGTACAGTTGGAGCGCCGGGCACCCAAGCAGGCCGATGCCATACTGGCTTATATCAAATTATCGCGCGAGCAAAAGCTGGTTTCTAAAAATGATTTGGTGGATGCCAGCGGTGCCGGGGCATCTATTATTAAAGCACTTACGGATAAAAAAATACTGATTGCCGAAGATAAAAACGTAAGCCGGTTGTATTATGATACCTTAGAAGCCGGCGCTACTTTTACGCTTAATGAGGCGCAGCAAAACGCGCTGGATAGCATTCGTGCGCAGTTTAATGATAAAGAAGTGGTGCTGTTGCACGGGGTTACTTCATCGGGCAAAACGCAGGTTTATATCAGGCTGGTTGAGGATGCCATACAGGCAGGCAAACAGGTGCTGTACCTGTTGCCCGAAATTGCGCTGACCACGCACGTCATCGAACGGTTGCGTAAATACTTTGGTAATGATATAGGTGTTTACCATTCGCGTTTTACTGATAACGAGCGGGTAGAAGTTTGGCAAAAAGTATTAAACCATGAGTATAAAGTGGTACTGGGAGCGCGTTCGTCAGTGTTTTTACCGTTCGATAACTTAGGATTGATAATTATTGACGAAGAGCACGAAACCTCCTACAAGCAATTTGATCCGGCACCGCGGTATAACGCACGTGATGCGGCCATTTATTTGGCCAGCCGTTATCAGGCTAAGGTTCTATTAGGTTCTGCTACGCCTTCGTTCGAGTCTTATTTTAATGCGCGAACCAAAAAGTATGGCTTTGCCGAGCTTACCGAGCGTTTTGGCGGTGTAAGTTTACCCGAAATTGAAGTAGTAAGCATTACCGAAGAAACCAAGCGTAAAACCATGCAATCGCACTTTACAAGTGTGCTGATGAAGGATATGCAAACGGCTATCGAGAATAAGGAGCAGGTAATTCTGTTTCAGAACAGGCGCGGTTATGCGCCGGTACTGGTATGCCGGGTATGTGCCTTTACGCCGCGTTGCATTAATTGTGATGTTAGCTTAACCTTTCATAAAAGCAGCAGCCAATTGCATTGCCATTATTGCGGCTACAAAGAAGAAACGCTCAATACCTGTCCGGCCTGTGGCTCTACCCATTTAGAGTATAAAGGTTTTGGGACTGAAAAAATTGAGGATGAATTACAGGTGTTACTGCCCGAGGCTCGTATTGCCCGCATGGACCTGGATACTACCCGTGCCCGCAACGCATACCAGAATATGTTAAACGACCTGGAAGAAAAGCGGATTGACATCCTGGTAGGTACCCAAATGGTAGCCAAGGGGCTGGATTTTTCGGATGTAACGGTTATCGGTATTATTAATGCAGATAGCTTGCTAAAATACCCGGACTACCGGGCTAATGAGCGCAGTTTCCAGATGCTGGCTCAGGTGAGCGGCAGGGCAGGGCGCAGGGGCAAACAAGGTAAAGTAGTTATTCAAGCGTATAACCCTCACCACAGGGTGGTTGACCAGGTAATTCGTAATGATTATAAAGAACTATACCTTACTGAAATTGAAGAGCGGAAAAGCTTTAAATATCCGCCGTTTTACCGCATCATCCAAATGGATGTAAAGCATAAAGATGCCGAGCGGTTATTTCACCAGGCCGAGTACCTGGCTAACGAGTTGCGCAAGCATTTTGGCGACCGGGTAATAGGGCCTGAATTTCCGCTGATTAGCCGTATCCGTAACTTTTACATCAAATCTATCATGCTCAAATTTGAGCGCGATACGATTTCCATTGTCAAGGTAAAAACAATTATACGCGAAGTAATTTTGCAGTTTCAAACTACCAAATTAAGCAAAGGCTGCTTGGTGCAGCCAGATGTAGATCCTTATTAA
- a CDS encoding metal-dependent transcriptional regulator, translating to MHSFTEENYLKSIYHLLLSKDSATTNEIAAAIGTKAATVTDMLKKLAEKKLINYTRYQGVSLTEQGKKSALGIVRKHRLWEYFLVEKLKFKWDEVHEMAEELEHITSVKLIDRLDEFMGCPQFDPHGDPIPDAQGNINQHEALQSALLLNKGQCAKIAGVTNHSASFLQYLEKSRLTLGQTIVVTDVSNYDLSVTVPPSNKEFNISHEVAKNILVLL from the coding sequence ATGCACTCATTCACAGAAGAAAATTATTTAAAAAGTATTTACCACTTATTGCTGAGCAAGGATAGTGCAACTACTAACGAAATTGCTGCAGCCATAGGTACTAAAGCAGCTACGGTTACTGATATGCTTAAAAAGCTCGCCGAAAAAAAGCTAATTAACTACACTCGCTATCAGGGCGTAAGCTTAACCGAGCAGGGCAAGAAGTCAGCTTTGGGAATTGTGCGTAAGCACAGGCTTTGGGAATATTTTTTGGTAGAAAAGCTAAAATTTAAGTGGGACGAGGTGCACGAAATGGCCGAAGAGCTGGAGCACATTACATCAGTAAAACTGATTGACCGCCTCGACGAATTTATGGGATGCCCACAATTTGACCCGCACGGCGACCCAATACCGGATGCCCAAGGCAACATCAATCAGCATGAGGCTTTGCAGTCTGCCCTGCTTTTAAATAAAGGGCAGTGCGCTAAAATTGCCGGTGTAACCAATCATTCAGCCAGCTTTTTACAATACCTTGAAAAAAGCCGGCTTACTTTGGGCCAAACCATCGTGGTAACCGATGTTAGTAATTACGACCTTTCGGTCACAGTACCGCCATCAAACAAAGAGTTTAACATTAGCCACGAAGTGGCCAAAAATATACTGGTATTATTATGA
- a CDS encoding Lrp/AsnC family transcriptional regulator translates to MGAELDKIDLQILKILQENGRITNLQLSNEIGLSPAPTLERVRKLENAEYIKSYHAVVDEEKLGLGIKTFIQVSLDFHKSNTIEIFLEAIQKIKEVTECHHVTGQCDFLLKVYVRDIKLYEQLIMDKISRIPVVKTFQTMMIMSTSKREPIVPLEY, encoded by the coding sequence ATGGGTGCCGAATTAGATAAGATAGACTTACAGATTTTAAAAATATTACAGGAAAACGGACGGATAACCAACCTTCAGCTCTCAAACGAAATTGGATTATCTCCGGCACCCACCCTCGAGCGTGTTCGTAAACTGGAAAACGCGGAGTATATTAAAAGTTACCATGCCGTGGTAGACGAAGAGAAACTGGGGCTGGGAATAAAAACCTTTATACAGGTATCACTCGATTTTCATAAAAGTAATACCATTGAAATTTTTTTGGAGGCTATCCAAAAAATTAAGGAGGTTACAGAGTGCCATCACGTAACCGGCCAGTGCGATTTTCTACTCAAAGTATATGTGCGCGATATTAAGCTGTATGAACAGCTAATTATGGATAAAATTAGCCGCATCCCTGTGGTGAAAACTTTCCAGACGATGATGATTATGTCTACTAGCAAGCGGGAGCCTATCGTTCCGCTGGAGTATTAA
- the smpB gene encoding SsrA-binding protein SmpB, with protein MNEQLYIKNKKAYFEYHVLDEYTAGIKLLGTEIKSIRDGKANLNDAFCTFISDELYVRNLHISEYSHGSFYNHEAKRDRVLLLNKKELKKLRTRTEEKGFTIIPLAMFISERGFAKLKIGLAQGKKTFDKRETMKERDTKIELSRVMKR; from the coding sequence ATGAACGAACAACTGTATATCAAAAATAAAAAAGCCTACTTCGAATATCACGTACTCGACGAATATACCGCGGGCATTAAATTATTGGGCACCGAAATCAAGTCGATCCGCGATGGAAAGGCTAACCTGAATGATGCGTTTTGCACTTTTATAAGCGACGAGCTTTATGTGCGCAACCTGCATATTTCTGAATACTCGCATGGTTCTTTTTACAACCATGAAGCTAAGCGCGACCGCGTATTATTGCTGAATAAAAAAGAACTTAAAAAGCTGCGCACCCGTACTGAAGAGAAAGGATTTACTATAATACCGCTGGCCATGTTTATCAGTGAGCGCGGCTTTGCCAAACTGAAGATTGGCTTGGCCCAAGGTAAAAAGACTTTCGATAAACGCGAAACCATGAAAGAGCGCGATACCAAAATTGAGCTCAGTCGGGTAATGAAGAGATAA
- a CDS encoding protein-L-isoaspartate(D-aspartate) O-methyltransferase gives MAYKFIDNYREKGARKRLVDVLKKKGIEDEQVLQAINKVPRHYFFDETFWNQAYKDIAFPIGAGQTISQPYTVAYQSELLHIHKGQKVLEIGTGCGYQTCVLLELGAEVYTIERQEALYQRTVQVLPYMGYRPNFFLGDGSKGIENHAPYDKIIVTAGAPTVPEVLLRQLKVGGMLVIPVGDEQEQKMVTILKVGDNDYEKVVLDTFRFVPLVGDQAW, from the coding sequence ATGGCTTACAAGTTTATAGATAATTACCGAGAGAAGGGTGCCCGCAAAAGGCTGGTTGATGTTTTAAAGAAGAAAGGTATTGAAGATGAACAGGTGTTGCAAGCCATCAATAAGGTGCCTCGTCATTACTTTTTTGATGAAACTTTCTGGAACCAGGCGTACAAGGATATTGCTTTTCCGATAGGTGCAGGGCAAACCATCTCTCAACCGTATACCGTTGCTTACCAATCCGAATTGCTGCACATCCATAAGGGGCAAAAGGTGCTCGAAATTGGTACCGGCTGCGGCTATCAAACCTGTGTGCTACTGGAGTTAGGTGCCGAAGTTTATACTATTGAACGTCAGGAAGCCCTTTATCAACGCACCGTTCAGGTTTTGCCTTATATGGGTTACCGACCTAATTTCTTTTTGGGTGATGGCTCTAAAGGTATTGAAAACCATGCCCCGTATGATAAAATTATTGTAACTGCCGGCGCACCCACCGTGCCCGAAGTATTGCTTCGTCAGCTTAAGGTTGGCGGTATGCTGGTAATTCCTGTAGGCGATGAGCAGGAACAAAAAATGGTAACTATATTAAAGGTAGGGGATAACGATTACGAAAAGGTAGTACTTGACACCTTCCGGTTCGTTCCCTTAGTAGGCGACCAAGCTTGGTAA
- a CDS encoding cysteine-rich CWC family protein yields the protein MSVLFQKHETVQCDRCRAAFECKANSYTKCQCSAVQLTINEVQYVSELYDGCLCVNCLLELQKEYQENQ from the coding sequence ATGTCTGTCCTATTTCAAAAGCACGAAACTGTTCAATGCGACCGCTGTCGTGCCGCTTTTGAATGCAAGGCAAACTCCTACACTAAATGCCAGTGCAGCGCTGTACAGCTTACTATTAACGAAGTGCAATATGTAAGCGAATTGTATGATGGCTGTTTATGTGTTAACTGCTTGCTGGAATTGCAGAAAGAGTATCAAGAAAACCAGTAA
- a CDS encoding ribonucleoside-diphosphate reductase small subunit, translated as MSQENEVLLRENKDRFVILPINYPAIWEMYKKHEASFWTAEEIDLSDDQKHWDNLNDGERHFISHVLAFFAASDGIVNENLAVNFMSEVQVPEARCFYGFQIMMENIHSETYALLIDTYIKDAVEKDRLFHAIDTVPCVGKKAAWALKWINNGNFAQRLVAFAAVEGIFFSGSFCSIFWLKKRGLMPGLTFSNELISRDEGLHCEFACLLYSMLENKLSKEEATSIITDAVEIEKEFITDALPVRLIGMNADLMSQYIEFVADRWLVELGYDKVYNAGNPFDFMEMISLQGKTNFFEKRVGDYQKSGVLNAQPSGQAFSLDEDF; from the coding sequence ATGAGCCAGGAAAACGAAGTATTATTACGAGAGAACAAAGACAGGTTTGTTATCCTGCCGATAAACTATCCGGCAATTTGGGAGATGTACAAAAAGCATGAAGCCAGCTTTTGGACTGCCGAAGAAATTGACCTGAGCGATGATCAAAAACACTGGGATAACCTAAACGATGGTGAACGCCATTTTATATCGCACGTGCTGGCCTTTTTTGCTGCCAGCGACGGTATTGTGAACGAAAACCTGGCCGTAAACTTTATGAGCGAGGTACAAGTGCCGGAGGCCCGTTGTTTTTACGGTTTTCAAATCATGATGGAAAACATCCATTCTGAAACCTACGCATTACTGATTGATACTTATATTAAAGACGCCGTTGAAAAAGACCGCTTGTTTCATGCTATCGACACAGTGCCTTGCGTTGGTAAAAAAGCAGCGTGGGCGTTAAAATGGATTAACAACGGTAATTTTGCACAGCGGCTAGTCGCGTTTGCCGCAGTAGAGGGTATTTTCTTTTCTGGTAGCTTCTGTTCTATTTTTTGGTTAAAAAAACGTGGCTTAATGCCAGGCTTAACCTTTAGTAACGAACTTATTTCTCGCGATGAGGGCTTGCATTGCGAATTTGCCTGCCTGCTGTATAGCATGTTGGAGAATAAACTGAGTAAAGAGGAAGCAACCTCTATTATAACTGATGCTGTAGAAATTGAAAAAGAGTTTATAACCGATGCTTTGCCGGTTAGACTGATAGGCATGAATGCTGATTTAATGAGCCAGTATATTGAGTTTGTTGCCGACCGCTGGTTAGTTGAATTAGGATACGATAAAGTATACAACGCCGGTAATCCTTTTGACTTTATGGAAATGATATCACTGCAAGGTAAAACCAACTTCTTTGAGAAACGGGTTGGTGACTATCAAAAAAGCGGCGTGTTAAATGCGCAGCCTTCAGGGCAGGCATTTAGCTTAGATGAGGATTTTTAA
- a CDS encoding ribonucleoside-diphosphate reductase subunit alpha has translation MFVIKRDGKTESVKFDKITARIEKLCYSLNPNLVDPVDVAKKVIEGLYDGVTTSELDNLAAETAASLTTKHPDYALLASRIAVSNLHKNTIKSFSETMRKLYYYTDPKTGKNASLLADDVWDVIEANAELLDSSIIYDRDFGFDYFGFKTLEKSYLLKLDGRIAERPQHLFMRVSVGIHKQDVESAIKTYHLMSERWFTHATPTLFNAGTPKPQMSSCFLLTMKDDSISGIYDTLKQTAQISQSAGGIGLSIHNVRATGSYISGTNGTSNGIIPMLRVFNDTARYVDQGGGKRKGAFAIYLEPWHADIFEFLDLRKNHGKEEMRARDLFYALWVSDLFMQRVEANEDWSLFCPHEAPGLADCFGAEFEALYTKYEAEGRARRKVKAQELWFAVLDAQVETGTPYLLYKDAANSKSNQQNLGTIKSSNLCTEIMEYTSPDEVAVCNLASLALPRFIKGNQFDHEKLYEVTYQATLNLNKIIDHNYYPVKEAEYSNLRHRPIGLGVQGLADTFICLRMPFESEEAKQLNKEIFETIYFAAMTASKDLAIKDGAYETFKGSPLSQGKFQFDLWGVTPASSRWDWENLRLDVMNHGVRNSLLVAPMPTASTSQILGNNECFEPYTSNIYTRRVLSGEFVIVNKHLLRDLVDLGLWNSRMKDTIISANGSIQNIAEIPQNIKDLYKTVWEIKMRNIIDMAADRGAYICQSQSLNLFINAPNASKLTSMHFYAWKKGLKTGMYYLRTQAASQAVKFTIENQGGKNMDPVIPAQVAQIVDDVPAGPTCSMEEGCVTCSA, from the coding sequence ATGTTTGTAATTAAAAGAGACGGAAAAACAGAATCGGTAAAGTTTGATAAAATTACCGCACGTATAGAGAAATTGTGCTACAGCCTCAACCCAAATTTGGTTGACCCGGTAGATGTGGCCAAAAAAGTGATTGAGGGTTTGTACGACGGAGTCACCACCTCCGAGTTGGATAACTTGGCTGCAGAGACAGCGGCTTCACTAACCACTAAGCACCCCGATTATGCTTTGTTGGCGTCGCGTATTGCAGTATCTAACCTGCACAAAAATACCATCAAGTCGTTCAGCGAAACTATGCGCAAGCTGTATTATTACACAGACCCTAAAACCGGCAAAAATGCATCTCTGCTGGCAGATGATGTATGGGATGTAATAGAGGCTAATGCCGAATTGCTGGATAGTTCGATCATCTATGATCGCGATTTTGGTTTTGATTACTTCGGTTTTAAAACGCTTGAGAAATCCTATCTGTTAAAATTAGACGGTCGTATTGCTGAGCGTCCGCAGCATCTGTTTATGCGTGTATCGGTTGGTATTCACAAACAGGATGTTGAAAGTGCAATCAAAACATACCATTTGATGAGTGAGCGTTGGTTTACCCACGCCACACCAACTTTATTTAATGCTGGTACTCCTAAGCCTCAAATGTCTTCGTGCTTTTTGCTGACGATGAAAGATGACAGCATTTCGGGTATCTACGATACTTTGAAACAAACTGCGCAAATTTCACAAAGTGCAGGTGGTATTGGTTTGAGCATTCACAATGTTCGTGCTACCGGCTCTTACATCAGCGGTACTAACGGTACCAGCAACGGTATCATCCCAATGCTGCGTGTATTTAACGACACTGCCCGTTATGTTGACCAAGGCGGCGGCAAGCGCAAAGGCGCCTTTGCTATCTACTTAGAACCATGGCATGCCGATATTTTTGAGTTTTTAGATCTGCGTAAAAACCATGGTAAAGAAGAAATGCGTGCCCGCGATTTGTTTTACGCATTGTGGGTAAGCGATTTGTTTATGCAGCGCGTAGAAGCCAATGAGGACTGGAGCCTATTCTGCCCGCATGAAGCGCCAGGTTTAGCCGATTGTTTTGGTGCTGAGTTTGAAGCTTTGTACACCAAATATGAAGCTGAAGGCCGTGCCCGCCGCAAAGTGAAAGCACAAGAATTATGGTTTGCCGTTTTAGATGCCCAGGTAGAAACCGGTACTCCATACTTGTTGTATAAAGACGCAGCTAACAGTAAATCCAACCAGCAAAATTTAGGTACTATCAAAAGTTCAAACTTGTGTACCGAAATTATGGAGTATACGTCGCCTGATGAGGTAGCGGTGTGTAACCTGGCCTCGTTAGCGTTACCACGCTTTATTAAAGGTAACCAGTTTGACCATGAGAAACTTTACGAAGTAACTTACCAGGCTACACTAAACCTGAACAAGATCATCGATCATAATTATTACCCGGTTAAAGAAGCAGAGTACTCTAACCTTCGTCACCGTCCAATTGGTTTAGGCGTACAAGGTTTGGCAGATACTTTTATCTGTCTGCGTATGCCTTTTGAAAGCGAAGAAGCTAAGCAACTTAACAAAGAGATTTTTGAGACCATCTACTTTGCTGCCATGACTGCTTCTAAAGATTTGGCTATTAAAGATGGTGCATACGAAACGTTTAAGGGATCACCACTTTCGCAAGGTAAATTCCAATTTGATTTGTGGGGTGTAACGCCAGCCAGCAGCCGTTGGGATTGGGAAAACCTGCGCCTGGATGTAATGAACCATGGTGTACGCAACTCTCTGTTAGTAGCGCCAATGCCAACAGCATCTACTTCTCAAATTTTAGGTAACAACGAGTGTTTTGAGCCATATACCTCTAACATTTACACACGCCGTGTATTAAGCGGTGAGTTTGTGATAGTAAACAAGCACTTGTTGCGCGACTTAGTTGACTTAGGTTTGTGGAACAGCCGCATGAAAGATACGATTATCAGCGCTAACGGTTCTATCCAAAACATTGCAGAGATTCCGCAAAATATCAAGGATCTGTACAAAACCGTTTGGGAAATCAAGATGCGTAACATCATTGATATGGCTGCCGATCGCGGTGCTTACATTTGCCAGTCGCAGTCGCTTAACCTGTTCATCAATGCGCCAAACGCTTCCAAACTAACATCGATGCATTTCTACGCCTGGAAAAAAGGCTTAAAAACCGGTATGTATTACCTACGTACCCAGGCAGCATCGCAAGCGGTTAAGTTTACGATCGAAAATCAAGGCGGTAAAAACATGGATCCGGTTATCCCAGCTCAGGTGGCTCAAATTGTGGATGACGTTCCTGCCGGTCCAACTTGTTCAATGGAAGAGGGCTGTGTAACTTGCTCTGCATAA